The Lacerta agilis isolate rLacAgi1 chromosome 14, rLacAgi1.pri, whole genome shotgun sequence sequence GACTCTTTCTATCCATCtaaatattattgtttttatgttatgtAAATGAAACATATATTTCATTTCTTGAATGACAGGTCTTGTATGCAATGTGATACCTTATTACCATTTGGTTACTTTGTTTCTTGCTTAATGTGATATGCTTACATTATTACTTTAATAAATCATGTATTTCCTTGTCTCAGGTGTTTGTGCTACCCTCAGTAGCAGCCCTGGCAGTGAAGGTTTGTCAGGTGCATTCTTAACTGGCTGCATCTCTTGTATTTTCTGGTACCTGATCAGCAGTTGTTATGGCTGTAACTccttgttttgcctttggggTTTGCTTGCTACTATGTGTTATGTACACCTGAATACAAAATATCCTACTATCAATGGCTGCAGGCTTCAGTGGCTTGATATAAAATAGCTAGGGACGGTTTCATAGAGTTAAGAACAACATTGCCATTGTTACTCAGTATGtcagcacaattttttttttaaaggggtgtcTGGTGAAGTCCACAGAAATCAGAAAATCCACCAGAGTAAATTCTGACCTGGAAACATGCCACTCTGTGCACTCATCCTATGTACAGAAATGTCCAAAACAGGCAAAGCTACATTCACTTATGTTAGAGCAGAAGAATCAAGTCAAGAATAGTCTCACAATGACTTTCACTTTCCTGTTTCTTGGAGCCAGGACAGGATGAAACtagcctctctctttttattcTTAACAGAAAAGAGATTGTGATTTGTGCTTCCCCTACAACTTCACTATTATTGGGTATTCTGTCTCCTTTTGAAAAGTTGTTTACGCTTCCAAGAATGCTTGGAATGGTTTTATGCCAGACAGAAAGGCAGCCTGTCTGTGCCTGGACTTTATTAGCTATGTCACAACAGAAGATGTTATCTCCTCTGACAACATGTTTGGTGTACCTGGAGGCGGTTCTGCAATTTTCTCTGATATACTTTTTTTGTGCCTATTTTATAAATAGAGTGTTCTCTAACAGCAGTGGCATacggtgaaatttttcatagggaaACAGCTAGGGCTCATGCGTGTGTATTGCTCTGCAGGGTTGTGCAGCTTTGCAGCCTTTGCAGGGgtgatcacacacagagagacagagaggtgtgCATGCGTACACATGCATGAAGTCTGGAGACACTGACTAAGCAGGTACACAGAAAGGTCGTGCTGGGAACATTAAGGGGACTAGACAGCTCTATCACATTGGTTTCCACAAGCAGAGAGTTCAGAGAACTTTTCACAGCAATACATACCATGATAGGTAGAATTACATCCGAGAGAGAGGAGAGGCTATTCTGCTTGGTACTGCCCTTGCAAAAAGCTCAGTGGGGGAATGGAAGCTTAACATGTCTTTGAACATAGTGCAGGAATGGATAGCCTGTGGATctacagatgttgtttgactccagctcccatcagctccagctaccaCAGCAAGTGCTTAGGAGCTATGTCAGTTGTTGATCTCTTCAGAATTATACCCGTAAGCCTTTCAAATAGCATGAATATatgctggagaggagaggagctgcGACCTTGTTCATTGCAGAGCTTTTAAAAGGTTAGTTTAGAACTGCCCAGTGGTTTGTTATTGTCATCTGCATGGCTACACACATCTGTATTTTCCTTGTATGCATCCATGCTTTCTTGCTTAGAGTGATTCTAATGGTGATATTTGTAAGCCTACACAGAGTAGGAGTAAAACCTCACCACTGAACTGGTAATCTGacttgagggtggggtgggggaggacacTATACCATTTCCATAACCATACCTCTACTTTATACAGCAAACCATAACACATTACCCATTTAAATGAAATTAACTTTTCATTATTCAAAGTTATTTCTTTTTCTCTAATGAAGACAACACAGCTATTCTAAACCTTAGACAAAACTGGGCGGTTCATTTCATTCCTCAACATGGATCAGTCATGAAAATGTGAATTAATAAATTTGGTTCATCTGCAGGCAGAAGATATCACAGAATAATAATCACAACAAATATATTTTGTCTGTCAGTGTCCTCAGACCAAATCCACAGCATACATTGAAGGCACTCTTTAAGTAGCCACGACCCAGCAAATTCAATAGTGTAAATTTCCACAATTAATAAGTTTGGGTGCAGTTAGAATGTAGAATCCAGGAAATATGTCAATAAAGGACAGTTGGCATTGCCATTGTTACGTGGAAATAACGAAAAGGTCCTGCTTCATTCCGTGTACTCCTGAAATAAAGATATACTCAGTACTTGTTTGCAATGATTACTAGTAGTTGAAAGTCAAATGATATGCAAATCTCAACAAAGTTGGGCTTCAGCACACTCACATCACTGCATTACTTTTACATTTGCTGACAACCCTCTTCCAAGCTTCCTTCACTTCTTTGTTCCTCAGACTGTATATAAGGGGATTGACCAGAGGTGTCAGGACAGTGTAGAAAACAGAAAAAACCTTATTCAGCTCCTTTagtatttttgtttttggtaGCACATAGACAATAATGATTGTTCCATAGAAAATGGACACGACAACAAGATGAGAAGAACAGGTGGAAAAAGCCTTCTGCCTACCAGTGGCTGAGGGAATTCTCAAAATGGCATTAATGATGTAAACATATGATGCAATGGTTAAGATAAATGATGGAAGTGTGCAAAAGGATGCCATGATGGTCAGTGCAAGTTGAACCTTGTAGGTGTCGGTGCAGGACAGTTGAATGATAGGGAGGAAATCACAAAAGAAATGTTCTATTTCACTGGGGCCACAGAATGTTAGCTCAGATATGAAAACGATCAATATAGTGTTTTCTATGAAACCACACAGCCAAGACGCAGCTACCAGTTGAAGGCAAACCTTGTTGTTCATTATTCTTGTGTAATGCAGGGGCCTACATATTGCAGCATAGCGATCGTAAGACATCGCTGAAAGAAGGTAGCATTCGGATGCTGCTAAGGACGCTGCAAGCCACAGTTGCATAAGACAGCCATGGACAGGGACTATCCTTTTCCCAGTCAATAAACTATTCAGCATTCTGGGCAGGATTGTTGAGGTATAGCAGGTCTCCAAAGAAGACAAATTCCccagaaagaagtacatgggagtATGAAGGCGCTGATCGGTCACAATTAGGACAATGATAAGGATGTTCCCAGTCATAGTCAAAGCGTAGATGattagaaagagaaggaaaagaagaatttggaggTGCTGGAGGTCCCCAAATCCAAGGAGGATGAATTCAGTTGTCATGGTTCGATTCACCCACTCTGATTCTACCATGGTTTTTTCTagaggcaaataaaataaaagacatgCAATGATGTTTATATTGCAATTCTGGTGAATAGATCATATGGCTCTGGGATAGATCATATAGTTTTCTCTATGGAGTCCTAGTTTCTCATTCCAGTTCTGTAAATTAATGTGGGGTGGGTGTGGAAGAAGGTCAGGCCAGAGTTTTCAGTTCATTACAGAGGCATGTTGAATATGATCTATTTAGATATTTCAGCACTGTCACAGTATGGTGAATTATGATGCTCACCTGAAATAACAGCAATAGAAATTATCTGCATTCCTTAGTCAGAAAATCTAAAGCTTGGGACTTGTACTTGCATAGCAGTTGAATCTATGTTGTTATTGCAGAAGGACTTGATTGTCTTCTCAGCTTTGGCCGTCATCATTCCCATTGTTCCTGGTCTGTGTTTCGAATCTACTgtttaagaagaaaataaatattttttgtccTAATTGAACTCTTGAGGCAGTACTGCTGCTTCTAGTTCCAACAAATCTGTTTTACCCTTTAAGGAATATGTACCCCCAgtgcaattcattaaaaaaaacctagtgCTGTGTGAAAAATATCTTGTGTGTTTTCCCCCTACCCATTCTCCATAAGAAAATAAATTGCACTCAGAAATTGtcgaaggggagagaaaaaatgtcAGTGAAATTCTCAAGAGTGGGTTGAAGGTTTTATGTTACACATACTTTTGAGGTGGCTGAGGGTTTGTGAATTTTCTTCTACAGATCATTTCTCTGGTAATCTGCACTCTTTTGGCTTCCTCTGTTGCCTGCACTTTCTGAAAAGCCCATAAAACCCACAACTAAATTCAGGCTTTAAAAAGTGAAATCACATGGCTCTTCTCTACATGCCTTCTCTGAGGGAGTTGTGGAAGGTGACAAAAATGAGAAGAgactttttagtggtggctccctgcttttGGAATGCTCCCCCCAGTGGCCACCTGTGGTACCACAATTATCTATTTTTAGTTGTCAGGTCTATACATTTCTATTTTACCCAAGGTTTTGGCCCTTAATCTGGAGGATATTAATGTATGATTTGCCTGTTTTTGTTTATCAATAGCAGCTTGATTGAGTTAGATTGCtaggtttttatttcattctggtTTTTAATACTGTTATGAGTAGGGAGTGAAtacccttctaacccctggatccagcaagtgttaaaatataagccaggctagcttatTGATGAGCTGATCACTTGGGTGATGTGCCATTAGGAGGACAAAGGATTAAGGGCCTTGGTGTGAGATGGGAAATGGGTGGGGGGccctccctcaacagataaagccagagtttaAAGTAGAGTTTTGTAGTGATCTGGgtcagaagcaaagcagcaagctgaaGAGGTCCAGAGTGTAGATGCAAAGAGTAAAGTGCCTCAGAAGGGTGAGCTTACTGGGGTTGAGAAGCTGCAACTGACTGATTTATCCACTCTCTGGGAGCCTGCTGTGGAAGAAGGGGTGCAGCAGGAGCAATTGGACGTACCATATGTCTGAACATGCTGGAGGAGCAGCCAGTGGCTGAAGAAATGGTGGtgttatatatgtaaataaaccatataccatAAAGATACACCAGTCTCTTCTGTGCctaatttccaaaggaaacatggacccttggtaagtgcctggaacccctggaatcttgcaccatttGGAGATTGGGGTAGAGTGCAACAATACTTTGCTTTAACCTTTGTTTCATTATGTAAGTAACTTTTggtcacttttttggggggggggaaccaaacaaAAAGATTGattagtgaataataataataataataataataataataataataataataataatatatggacAATGCTCTGGAAATGATGCTTCATCACATATAATGTCATTCTGAAGAGGCTTCTGGCTGGAAGTTGTGCTTTTCCCAGAGAATTGTAGGTAGAATGAGGAGCTCCACGATGTAGCTTTCTTCAAAAATACACCACCAGTTGTTATGCTGCTGCAGCCTAGTTTGAGCCTGGATCCTTTGGGAATTTTCAcccctgtcagggactgggtagaTGAGGGAAAATGCTGCCCCAGGTGTTGcctagagaggaggaaggggcagataGCATAGACCTCCAGGAGTGGTTTGGCACAGGGCATACCTCAGAGAGAGATGAGggcaaaagttgggaaataatgggagaggaggaggaagtggatagTATTCAACAGGCAGAGCCTGAGCAGCAGTTGAATGAGGTGCTGTTGCTGGAGAGTATCCCAGAACCCATACCCTGCCCCCAAACCAGGCATTCACCGAGAACAGAGAACAGAGGGCTCAGAGGCAACTGTCACATACCAGCCACCATCGGAGGCAGGAGGAGTAGTCAGATGAATAGGGATGAATAGGGGAGTAACGGAGAAGGGGTGGAGCTTCACTCGGGGCAATGTTAGGCATTATGGTGCATCTTCAGTTCATCTCTGTAAATTGTATTAATAAACAGAACACTACCTTCCTGGGAATCGGCTGCAGCTGCCGACAGCACCCTGACAATGTCCCCCACATCCAATTCTTTAAAAATAGGGTGAATAGTTCTGTGGAGCTCACCAAATTCACCAAAGCGAGTTCACCAAAGCGAGTTCTTTGttgcacacacacagtttttggTTGGACACCGATTAGTTTTAGCTCAGTTTCCTAGTAGCTTTAGGCAAAATACTGCAGTAATAGCCATACAccgtttttgccaatttcccttgAAAATAGCTTAAAAACTGCATTCTTTTGCAATTTTGCCCCCAAAAAACCAACCCTAAGTAATTGCAAAAGATGAATACAAAATAAATCATCCAACTACAGCAAGTTTCAAAATAGAATCCACTTAATAGAGACAACCTGATGAAAACACAAGACCACACAAGTATAGAGTGGGGATTTTGACTCCTTGCTCATTTTGTTATGTGCTGTCAAACCATAGGAACAAGATTGCTGGTAAAATCTGCTGCCATCTGCTGGATGTGAATTTTGAGTCATCCTGAATCACTACTTCATTTAAAAGTTCCATATGTCTCTCACAACATTTCATCTTAATGCTATTGAACATCTGCATCTTAACCCTATTACACCATTTTAACAGGAGACACTTACGGTAGATATTTTGTGTTTCCCACATCTGTGAATGCAAAACCCACATTACAACAAACCATGTGCCCTACACAAGGAGCCTCCATGTGTACAGTAATGTCCCCACTTCAGAAGTAGCAACTAAACATGGGAGCTACCAGAAAAATGCCATGGAGGTGGGGTAAAGGTGTGGGCTTGCAGTACTGTTGTACCTATGTCGCTTCCCCACAGCAGCAAAGCTTGAATAAGCCTACAATGTGAAGTAATTTGTCCACTTTCTGATAGCTCTCCCCAGGGCCATCTTCACCTCTTTGTTCCTCAGGCTGTATATATAAGGATTGACCAGAGGTGTCAAGATGGTGTAAAATACAGAGAAACCTTTATTCAGCTCTCTCAATTCGGTTGTGTCTGGCAAAAGATACACAATGATGAGGGTGCCATAGAAAATAGTCACCACAATGAGGTGAGAAGAGCAGGTAGAGAAGGCCTTTTGCCTCCCTGTAGTAGATGGGATTCCAAGAATGGCAGTGATGATGTACACATATGATGTTATTGTTAAAATGAATGGTGGCAAGGTGCAGAGTGAGGACAGGACAGCTGACAAAAGCTCTACTTGGTGAGCATcactgcaggtcagttttgtcatGGGAATGAAATCACAAAAGAAATGCTCAATGACATTGTGGCCACAGAAGGTTAACTGTGCCATAAAAATTAACAAGATTGAATTAATCACAAAACCTCCGAACCAAGACCCAGCTATCAGCTGGAGGCAAAGCTTGAAATTC is a genomic window containing:
- the LOC117057905 gene encoding olfactory receptor 10C1-like, whose amino-acid sequence is MVESEWVNRTMTTEFILLGFGDLQHLQILLFLLFLIIYALTMTGNILIIVLIVTDQRLHTPMYFFLGNLSSLETCYTSTILPRMLNSLLTGKRIVPVHGCLMQLWLAASLAASECYLLSAMSYDRYAAICRPLHYTRIMNNKVCLQLVAASWLCGFIENTILIVFISELTFCGPSEIEHFFCDFLPIIQLSCTDTYKVQLALTIMASFCTLPSFILTIASYVYIINAILRIPSATGRQKAFSTCSSHLVVVSIFYGTIIIVYVLPKTKILKELNKVFSVFYTVLTPLVNPLIYSLRNKEVKEAWKRVVSKCKSNAVM
- the LOC117057906 gene encoding olfactory receptor 11A1-like — encoded protein: MQRLEWVNQTIITEFILLGFGEVRDFQILLFVVFLTVYIMTMAGNLIILALVVTDQHLHTPMYLFLGNLSCLETCYSSTILPRMLASFLTENQSVSVWGCIVQFWAFGFLAATECYLLAAMSYDRYVAICRPLHYSVLMNFKLCLQLIAGSWFGGFVINSILLIFMAQLTFCGHNVIEHFFCDFIPMTKLTCSDAHQVELLSAVLSSLCTLPPFILTITSYVYIITAILGIPSTTGRQKAFSTCSSHLIVVTIFYGTLIIVYLLPDTTELRELNKGFSVFYTILTPLVNPYIYSLRNKEVKMALGRAIRKWTNYFTL